The following are encoded in a window of Arthrobacter woluwensis genomic DNA:
- a CDS encoding MFS transporter: protein MSSPAIAPARGRNLSSEERKVLAGTLVGTSIEWYDFFIYAQAAALVLAPLFLAPVSRENPALAQVLSFATIGISFLFRPLGAVVAGRLGDRLGRKKMLVLTLVMMGLSTSLIGFLPDYNAIGIAAPILLILLRILQGFSAGGEWGGAALMAVEHAPKNRRGLFGAFPQIGVPIGMILATFTLWALTSSMSKEAFLSWGWRVPFLLSIVLIVVGFVIRRAVEESPVFDELVRRRKESSAPLGELFRHHTRQVILTAIIFIANNAAGYLLIAYFAAYASTALRMDRPSVLLATALASFGWLIFTLWGGHLSDRLGRVRTFQLGYILLAVWAIPMWFLIDSRNIVLYFVALFVMTLGLGLSYGPQAALYAEMFPAKVRYSGVSIGYALGAVLGGAFAPMIADALLNQFHSSWVIGLYIALAAVISFIGVSLVKEPREVDLLA from the coding sequence ATGTCGTCACCTGCCATCGCTCCCGCCCGGGGCCGGAATCTCTCCTCCGAAGAACGCAAGGTCCTCGCCGGAACGCTCGTGGGGACGTCCATCGAGTGGTACGACTTCTTCATCTACGCCCAGGCCGCCGCCCTCGTCTTGGCCCCGCTCTTCCTGGCACCCGTCTCCCGCGAAAACCCGGCCCTCGCTCAGGTGCTCTCCTTCGCCACGATCGGCATCTCCTTCCTCTTCCGCCCTCTCGGCGCGGTCGTGGCAGGCCGCCTCGGTGACCGCCTGGGCCGAAAGAAGATGCTGGTCCTGACCCTCGTCATGATGGGCCTCTCGACCTCTCTCATCGGGTTCCTGCCGGACTACAACGCCATCGGCATCGCGGCCCCGATCCTGCTGATTCTCCTCCGGATCCTGCAGGGCTTCTCAGCCGGCGGCGAATGGGGCGGAGCGGCACTCATGGCCGTCGAGCACGCCCCGAAGAACCGGCGCGGCCTCTTCGGCGCGTTCCCGCAGATCGGCGTGCCCATCGGCATGATCCTGGCGACCTTCACTCTCTGGGCCCTCACCAGCTCGATGTCCAAGGAAGCTTTCCTGAGCTGGGGCTGGCGGGTACCCTTCCTGCTCTCGATCGTGCTGATCGTCGTCGGCTTCGTGATCCGCCGCGCCGTCGAGGAAAGCCCGGTCTTCGACGAACTTGTACGCCGTCGCAAGGAATCCTCCGCACCCCTCGGTGAACTGTTCCGCCACCACACCCGCCAGGTCATCCTCACCGCGATCATCTTCATCGCCAACAACGCGGCGGGTTACCTGCTCATCGCGTACTTCGCGGCCTACGCCTCGACCGCACTGCGCATGGACCGTCCGAGCGTCCTCCTGGCCACCGCGCTGGCCTCGTTCGGCTGGCTGATCTTCACACTCTGGGGCGGTCACCTCTCCGACCGCCTGGGGCGAGTGCGGACTTTCCAGCTCGGCTACATCCTCCTGGCCGTCTGGGCCATCCCGATGTGGTTCCTCATCGATTCCCGGAACATCGTCCTCTACTTCGTCGCACTCTTCGTCATGACGCTGGGGCTCGGACTGTCCTACGGCCCGCAGGCCGCCCTCTACGCGGAGATGTTCCCGGCGAAGGTCCGCTACTCGGGCGTCTCCATCGGTTATGCCCTCGGCGCCGTGCTCGGCGGAGCCTTCGCCCCGATGATCGCCGACGCACTCCTCAACCAGTTCCACTCCTCCTGGGTGATCGGCCTCTACATCGCCCTGGCCGCCGTGATCTCGTTCATCGGGGTCTCGCTGGTGAAAGAACCGCGCGAGGTCGACCTGCTCGCCTGA
- a CDS encoding CHY zinc finger protein — protein MPHTSTPSPPVLGPTVDGETRCIHYRTPVDIIAIKFFCCGDYYPCHLCHEETADHPARQWPRERRGEKAILCGVCRTELSIDAYLATDSCPACRSLFNERCRLHTHLYFD, from the coding sequence ATGCCCCACACGTCCACCCCGTCCCCGCCCGTCCTCGGCCCCACGGTCGACGGCGAGACCCGGTGCATCCACTACCGCACGCCCGTGGACATCATCGCGATCAAGTTCTTCTGCTGCGGCGACTACTACCCGTGCCACCTCTGCCACGAGGAAACCGCCGACCACCCCGCACGCCAGTGGCCCCGGGAACGCCGCGGCGAGAAGGCGATCCTGTGCGGGGTCTGCCGGACCGAGCTGAGCATCGACGCCTACCTCGCCACCGACAGCTGCCCCGCCTGCCGCAGCCTCTTCAACGAACGCTGCCGCCTCCACACGCACCTTTACTTCGACTGA
- a CDS encoding WXG100 family type VII secretion target — MAVWGADVQQLRALGKKLEAGAQTIDEQRNQLTSALNGVQWMGPDADKFKNEWQSQHVPALNKVAEALRTAGKNAAKNAQEQETASH, encoded by the coding sequence ATGGCAGTTTGGGGTGCAGACGTCCAGCAGCTTCGGGCACTGGGTAAGAAGCTCGAAGCCGGCGCACAGACCATCGACGAGCAGCGCAACCAGCTCACCAGCGCACTCAACGGCGTCCAGTGGATGGGCCCGGACGCGGACAAGTTCAAGAACGAATGGCAGTCCCAGCACGTCCCGGCCCTGAACAAGGTCGCCGAAGCACTGCGCACCGCCGGCAAGAACGCCGCCAAGAACGCCCAGGAACAGGAAACCGCTTCCCACTAA
- a CDS encoding glyoxalase, giving the protein MPQPDSYETTPVHTAIGWGLHHVQLAFPQGGEEACRKFYVEILGLSEVQKPPALAARGGLWVRADDLEIHLGAEDDFKPQKKAHPGILVRDIDALAQRINHFGLTVNWDENFPGMRRFYLWDNNGNRLEFLSPEGAH; this is encoded by the coding sequence ATGCCCCAACCGGATAGCTACGAAACAACTCCCGTGCACACAGCCATCGGCTGGGGACTCCACCACGTGCAGCTGGCCTTTCCCCAGGGCGGAGAGGAAGCGTGCCGCAAGTTCTACGTGGAGATCCTGGGGCTCTCGGAGGTGCAGAAACCACCAGCGCTGGCGGCGCGCGGCGGACTTTGGGTGCGGGCCGACGACCTCGAAATCCACCTGGGTGCGGAGGACGACTTCAAACCCCAGAAAAAAGCTCATCCAGGAATTCTGGTGAGAGACATCGATGCCCTGGCTCAGCGAATCAATCACTTCGGCCTCACGGTGAACTGGGACGAGAACTTCCCAGGGATGAGGCGCTTCTACCTCTGGGACAACAACGGGAACCGTTTGGAGTTCCTGTCCCCCGAGGGAGCTCATTGA
- a CDS encoding DUF4190 domain-containing protein, translating to MSHNTPSAGSGPDGRQPEDQPRNTPAPPYPGQGTPGQGNPGQANHGQGTPGPAAPGQAQPGQQQPGQPYRGPGAPTGSPYPGQASSGQPQPGQSYPGQAQQGQPGQSYPGQPRPGQAPGTPYGGPQQYGGFGQGGQGGAGTGGPGYGGPGYGGPSYGAPQYGGLPPASSGPKGLAIAALICGIASLVFAWIPVVNVVALVAGLAAITLGVVSLVKKFGGTVMAWFGAGLGLVGVLGSILAMLAFAALTSIAEGPDPLKTYNEDRNKQVSVKYIVTTSTPTDVRWSTPTGTSEVSISKDQTTEFTAQAKDSLRISANPTSSSATDAKISCEIVVDGTTVAKETGEGKYASASCYYYKSFSRYTSPKPSKDVSVEFKVTTNGKASVNSRWSASGAQSSSNRYVEVDADSTSTVQAKSDGTLTMTVRGEDRDNNSPAYGCEILVDGRSVSKQESNTPYGSARCTYTPEK from the coding sequence ATGTCGCACAACACCCCTTCCGCCGGCTCGGGACCCGACGGACGACAGCCAGAAGACCAACCTCGCAACACCCCGGCTCCGCCGTATCCGGGCCAGGGAACGCCCGGTCAGGGCAACCCCGGCCAGGCCAACCACGGACAGGGCACGCCCGGTCCGGCGGCGCCTGGTCAGGCACAGCCTGGTCAGCAGCAACCGGGTCAGCCGTACCGGGGTCCTGGTGCTCCCACCGGATCGCCCTACCCGGGCCAGGCTTCCTCGGGCCAGCCTCAGCCCGGCCAGTCCTACCCCGGCCAGGCTCAGCAAGGCCAGCCCGGCCAGTCCTATCCCGGCCAGCCCCGTCCGGGGCAGGCGCCCGGCACCCCCTATGGCGGACCCCAGCAGTACGGCGGGTTCGGCCAGGGTGGCCAGGGCGGCGCAGGCACGGGTGGCCCCGGCTACGGCGGCCCGGGCTATGGAGGTCCAAGCTATGGTGCGCCCCAGTACGGTGGCCTGCCGCCGGCGTCGTCGGGGCCCAAGGGGCTGGCGATCGCCGCCCTGATCTGTGGCATCGCCTCCCTGGTGTTCGCCTGGATCCCGGTCGTCAACGTCGTGGCGCTCGTCGCCGGCCTCGCCGCCATCACGCTCGGCGTGGTGTCGCTCGTGAAGAAGTTCGGCGGCACGGTCATGGCGTGGTTCGGCGCAGGCCTGGGTCTGGTCGGAGTGCTCGGCTCGATCCTCGCGATGCTCGCCTTCGCGGCGCTGACCAGCATCGCGGAGGGTCCCGATCCGCTCAAGACGTACAACGAGGACCGGAACAAGCAGGTGTCCGTCAAGTACATCGTCACCACCTCGACGCCGACGGATGTCCGCTGGTCCACCCCGACAGGGACCTCCGAAGTGAGCATCAGCAAGGATCAGACCACGGAGTTCACCGCTCAGGCCAAGGACTCCCTGCGCATCTCGGCGAACCCGACCAGCAGTTCGGCCACCGATGCCAAGATCAGCTGCGAGATCGTGGTGGACGGGACCACCGTGGCCAAGGAGACCGGCGAGGGCAAGTACGCGAGCGCGAGCTGCTACTACTACAAGTCGTTCTCCCGTTACACGAGCCCCAAGCCCTCCAAGGACGTGTCCGTCGAATTCAAGGTGACCACGAACGGCAAGGCCTCGGTGAACTCTCGCTGGTCGGCCAGCGGAGCCCAGAGCTCCAGCAACCGTTACGTCGAGGTCGACGCCGACTCCACGAGCACCGTCCAGGCCAAGTCCGACGGCACCCTCACCATGACCGTCCGCGGCGAGGACCGGGACAACAACAGCCCGGCCTACGGCTGCGAGATCCTGGTCGACGGAAGGTCCGTGTCGAAGCAGGAGAGCAACACGCCCTACGGCTCCGCGCGCTGCACGTACACGCCCGAGAAGTGA
- a CDS encoding aldo/keto reductase — MSTRTLGTDSSLTVSALGLGCMGMSEFYGTPDPDAGLATIHRALDLGVTFLDTADMYGPFTNEELVGRAIAGRRDEVQLATKFGNMRGPNGERLGINGRPEYVRSACDASLQRLGVDHIDLYYQHRVDPNVPIEETVGAMAELVAAGKVRHLGLSEASAATIRRAHAVHPITAVETEYSLFSRDVEDSVLPALRELGIGLVPYSPLGRGILTGTMTAESVTGDGDARASAYFPRFQGEALEANLKLAARVTELAEARGCTPSQLALAWLLAQGEDIVPIPGTRRVKYLEENVVAASLELSPAELEALEEAVPRGAVVGERYGDMSSIDG; from the coding sequence ATCTCCACACGAACTCTCGGCACTGATTCCTCCCTCACCGTCTCCGCCCTGGGCCTCGGCTGCATGGGCATGTCCGAGTTCTACGGAACGCCGGACCCGGACGCCGGCCTGGCCACCATCCACCGGGCGCTCGACCTCGGCGTGACCTTCCTCGACACTGCGGACATGTACGGGCCGTTCACGAACGAAGAGCTGGTCGGGCGGGCGATCGCCGGCCGCCGCGACGAGGTCCAGCTGGCTACCAAGTTCGGCAACATGCGCGGACCGAACGGCGAACGACTGGGCATCAACGGCCGGCCTGAGTATGTGCGTTCCGCGTGCGACGCCTCCCTGCAGCGGCTCGGCGTCGACCACATCGACCTGTACTACCAGCACCGCGTGGACCCGAACGTCCCCATCGAGGAGACCGTTGGCGCCATGGCGGAGCTCGTGGCCGCCGGCAAGGTGCGGCACCTGGGGCTGTCGGAGGCCTCGGCCGCGACGATCCGCCGCGCCCACGCCGTGCACCCGATCACCGCCGTCGAGACGGAGTACTCCCTGTTCTCCCGTGATGTCGAGGACTCAGTCCTGCCCGCGCTGCGCGAGCTGGGGATCGGCCTGGTGCCGTACTCGCCGCTGGGCCGCGGCATCCTGACGGGCACCATGACGGCCGAGTCGGTGACCGGCGACGGCGACGCCCGGGCATCTGCCTACTTCCCGCGCTTCCAGGGTGAGGCCCTGGAGGCCAACCTGAAGCTGGCCGCAAGGGTGACGGAGCTGGCCGAGGCTCGGGGCTGCACGCCGAGCCAGCTCGCCCTCGCGTGGCTGCTGGCCCAGGGCGAGGACATCGTCCCGATCCCGGGCACCCGCCGCGTGAAGTACCTGGAAGAGAACGTGGTCGCCGCGTCGCTGGAACTCAGCCCGGCGGAGCTGGAAGCGCTGGAAGAGGCCGTCCCGCGTGGCGCCGTTGTCGGTGAGCGCTACGGGGACATGAGCTCGATCGACGGGTAG
- a CDS encoding HNH endonuclease → MDEQAEIRRDIFRWLQGQEIANGGYEFRRDFLRSAYSYRGHQIALMDPQTGIWNPRGFDTTLSITNTLKGPYDDETNAEYLRYSYERRSGQPLVSGRNLKLRAAAERNDPVILFQEIHPALYVPRYPVFLDRDDPVEGYVDVFLDRALSDPEDPLYDSGTPKAYAERVRKVRLHQQDFRRRVVYAYEYHCAICELDIHALIDAAHITPDAHVSSSTEVSNGLALCKLHHAAFDGNLLGIDRHYRVSVRPDVLALTGTSLVKHGMQDMNGRSLYVPSAKSLRPDRGSLDRRFQEYLKVADRERTRGAAKTRF, encoded by the coding sequence GTGGACGAACAGGCGGAGATCAGGCGAGATATCTTCAGGTGGCTTCAGGGTCAGGAGATTGCCAATGGCGGGTACGAGTTTCGTAGAGATTTCCTGCGGTCGGCATATAGCTATCGTGGACATCAGATCGCGCTGATGGATCCCCAGACAGGTATTTGGAATCCTCGAGGGTTTGATACAACCCTATCTATTACCAATACGCTGAAGGGCCCCTACGATGACGAGACGAACGCGGAGTATTTGAGGTACTCCTACGAGAGGCGGTCTGGCCAGCCATTGGTCAGCGGCCGCAATCTTAAGCTCCGAGCAGCGGCGGAGCGTAATGACCCAGTCATTCTGTTTCAGGAAATCCATCCGGCGTTGTATGTGCCGCGATACCCGGTCTTTCTTGACCGAGATGATCCGGTCGAAGGCTACGTTGACGTCTTCTTGGATCGTGCGCTGAGTGACCCGGAGGACCCGCTTTACGACTCCGGTACGCCGAAAGCCTACGCCGAACGGGTCCGCAAAGTTCGCTTGCATCAGCAGGACTTCCGGCGTCGTGTGGTGTACGCCTATGAGTATCATTGCGCCATCTGTGAACTGGATATTCATGCCTTGATTGATGCTGCGCATATCACTCCGGACGCTCATGTCTCGAGCTCAACCGAAGTGTCCAATGGTTTGGCCTTGTGCAAGTTGCATCATGCCGCATTTGACGGCAACTTGCTGGGCATTGACCGTCATTATCGAGTTTCGGTGAGGCCCGATGTTCTCGCGCTAACGGGAACCTCGCTGGTGAAACACGGGATGCAGGACATGAATGGTCGTTCATTGTACGTTCCGAGCGCTAAGTCGCTCCGCCCGGATCGCGGTAGCTTGGACCGGCGTTTTCAGGAGTACCTCAAAGTTGCTGACCGCGAGAGAACACGTGGTGCCGCCAAAACCCGGTTTTGA
- a CDS encoding MerR family transcriptional regulator, with the protein MSFTIAEVAERTGLSQHTLRYYERDGLLPREVGRASSGRRAYTEQDVNGIIMIARLRATGMPIADIRRYARLVRDGDASVPARLSLLLEHREHVIAQLRQVEENLAAIDTKIDIYRATTAEAFACPARSGAEQEAEPLAAR; encoded by the coding sequence ATGAGCTTCACCATCGCGGAGGTCGCCGAGCGGACCGGCCTCAGCCAGCACACACTCCGGTACTACGAGCGCGACGGGCTCCTGCCGCGCGAGGTCGGCCGCGCGTCGTCGGGCCGTCGGGCCTATACCGAGCAGGACGTGAACGGCATCATCATGATCGCCCGGCTACGGGCCACCGGTATGCCGATCGCCGACATCCGACGGTACGCACGGTTGGTGCGCGACGGCGACGCCTCCGTTCCCGCGCGGCTGAGCCTCCTGCTGGAGCACCGCGAGCACGTGATAGCACAGCTGCGCCAAGTCGAGGAGAACCTCGCCGCGATAGACACCAAGATCGACATCTACCGCGCGACGACGGCGGAGGCGTTCGCATGCCCGGCCCGGAGCGGGGCGGAGCAGGAAGCGGAGCCCCTCGCCGCACGCTGA
- a CDS encoding peptidoglycan DD-metalloendopeptidase family protein, whose translation MKNRLAAAFAALLLGTGLLVAAPAPADAATPTGKVAIKTQRMAKATLNGTQLGWYNAGQTLTLKCYARGQAVSGYYSPWLPNGGLDDLWYKTSDNGFVADVDINTNSNDPVTPACTDPFTTAPNPSIAGTAAVGQVLRAVPGTWDPAATFKYQWLLAGAAVTGASGPTWTPPATALGKTVSVRVTGSRPGFATTTRTSGATAALQRGTITTVQPVITGVPAPGLTVTVNPGAWNPKPATFTYQWRRNGAAIAGATAASYKVAATDTGTDLTAVVTGTVTGYNTATSVSAPVRAGKQFTAAPNPSISGGLDVGNRLTAVVGAWNPKPAFAYQWLRNGAPIAGATTTTYVLTNADAGRAISFRVTGTLSGYATAVRTSNALTTRSLLGPAPTPVFRGYPAAGQTLTALAGTWGPGAVSLNYQWLRNGAPIAGATSTTLALNSSHVGARISVRVTGTRAGFIPATRTSVASTVTASTAGMRPYKLPFPRGKAYSILQGPAEHARGILPEYNKHAVDFGTGTGAPITASASGLVVFSGRGSTGEIQVRIDHGDNRCTQYSHLNSTTISAGTPIQQGQLLGYSGQTGIASGPHLHWNVVYCDSQISREVPNSVEMGTTYRVGAIATSQNG comes from the coding sequence ATGAAGAATCGATTGGCCGCGGCTTTTGCCGCCCTTCTGCTCGGCACGGGACTCCTCGTCGCGGCCCCTGCGCCCGCTGATGCGGCGACCCCCACCGGCAAGGTGGCGATCAAGACACAGCGCATGGCCAAAGCCACCCTCAACGGCACTCAACTCGGCTGGTACAACGCCGGGCAGACCCTGACCCTGAAGTGCTATGCCCGCGGCCAGGCCGTCAGCGGCTACTACAGCCCGTGGCTCCCGAACGGCGGCCTCGACGACCTCTGGTACAAGACGTCGGACAACGGTTTCGTCGCCGACGTGGACATCAACACCAACTCGAACGACCCCGTCACCCCCGCGTGCACGGACCCGTTCACCACCGCCCCGAACCCCAGCATCGCCGGCACAGCAGCCGTCGGCCAGGTGCTCCGCGCGGTCCCCGGCACGTGGGACCCGGCCGCCACCTTCAAGTACCAGTGGCTCCTCGCAGGCGCCGCTGTCACCGGGGCATCCGGACCGACGTGGACCCCGCCCGCCACCGCGCTCGGCAAGACCGTCTCGGTCCGCGTCACCGGTTCCCGGCCCGGCTTCGCGACGACCACTCGCACCTCGGGCGCGACGGCCGCCCTGCAGCGCGGCACGATCACCACGGTCCAGCCCGTCATCACGGGCGTCCCCGCCCCCGGCCTCACGGTCACCGTGAACCCCGGAGCATGGAACCCGAAACCGGCCACGTTCACCTACCAATGGCGCCGCAACGGGGCGGCCATCGCCGGAGCCACCGCCGCGAGCTACAAAGTCGCCGCCACGGACACCGGAACGGACCTGACGGCCGTCGTCACGGGAACCGTCACCGGCTACAACACGGCCACCAGCGTGAGCGCTCCGGTACGCGCAGGCAAGCAGTTCACCGCCGCTCCCAATCCGTCCATCTCCGGCGGGCTCGACGTCGGCAACCGGCTCACCGCCGTCGTCGGCGCCTGGAATCCCAAGCCGGCGTTTGCGTACCAGTGGCTGCGCAATGGCGCACCGATCGCCGGGGCGACCACGACCACCTACGTGCTGACGAACGCCGACGCCGGCCGGGCCATCAGCTTCCGGGTCACCGGCACGCTGAGCGGCTACGCCACGGCGGTCCGCACGTCGAATGCGCTCACCACGCGCTCCCTCCTGGGTCCCGCACCGACCCCGGTCTTCCGCGGCTACCCGGCCGCCGGACAGACGCTCACCGCACTCGCAGGAACCTGGGGGCCGGGCGCCGTCTCGCTCAACTATCAGTGGCTGCGCAACGGCGCACCCATTGCCGGGGCGACCTCCACGACCCTCGCCCTGAACAGTTCGCATGTCGGAGCGCGAATCTCCGTCCGGGTCACCGGCACCCGGGCCGGGTTCATCCCCGCGACGCGCACCTCGGTGGCATCCACGGTGACGGCCTCGACCGCCGGAATGCGGCCCTACAAGCTGCCGTTCCCTCGGGGCAAGGCATACTCGATCCTGCAGGGTCCGGCCGAGCACGCCCGCGGCATCCTGCCCGAGTACAACAAGCACGCTGTCGACTTCGGCACAGGCACGGGCGCACCGATCACCGCCTCCGCAAGTGGCCTGGTGGTGTTCAGTGGCCGGGGCAGCACCGGTGAGATCCAGGTCCGAATCGACCATGGCGACAACCGCTGCACGCAGTACTCCCACCTGAACAGCACCACGATCAGTGCCGGGACGCCGATCCAGCAGGGACAGCTCTTGGGATACTCGGGTCAGACCGGGATCGCGTCCGGCCCGCACCTCCACTGGAACGTCGTGTACTGCGATTCCCAGATCAGCCGAGAAGTACCCAACAGCGTCGAAATGGGTACGACGTACCGCGTGGGAGCCATCGCCACGAGCCAGAACGGCTGA
- a CDS encoding putative quinol monooxygenase → MIFITAQFPVKPEHADAWPEISRAFTEATRAEEGCLFYEWSRSLTDPSTYVLIEAFKDDDAGAAHVNSAHFKQAQADLPQYLSRTPDIVNVKVDGWSELGELAVR, encoded by the coding sequence TTGATCTTCATCACCGCCCAGTTCCCGGTCAAGCCCGAGCACGCCGACGCCTGGCCCGAGATCTCCCGCGCCTTCACCGAGGCCACCCGCGCCGAAGAGGGCTGCCTGTTCTACGAATGGTCGCGCTCCCTGACCGACCCCAGCACCTACGTGCTGATCGAGGCGTTCAAGGACGACGACGCCGGCGCCGCCCACGTGAACTCCGCTCACTTCAAACAGGCGCAGGCCGATCTTCCCCAGTACCTGTCGCGGACCCCGGACATCGTCAATGTGAAGGTCGACGGCTGGTCCGAGCTCGGCGAACTCGCCGTCCGCTGA
- a CDS encoding DeoR/GlpR family DNA-binding transcription regulator codes for MSLNGPDERAVFAGERQQRILALLRAAGRVDTRDLAESFDVSIESIRKDLIHLERHGQLQRVHGGAIPAESASFEAPVQERTGFAREKTRIAEAALGHLPVGGSILLDAGSTTERLAELLPPGPALTVFTNTLPIALKLLGHAQLDVFTLGGRVRSRTLAEVDEWALRSLAELNADVAFLGTNGLHPERGLTTPDPAEAHVKRAMLASARRRILLCDHSKIGSISTVQHATLEDIDLLITDDGVTPDQLATLRAAGLEIQVV; via the coding sequence ATGAGCCTCAACGGACCCGACGAGCGCGCCGTCTTCGCCGGCGAACGCCAGCAGCGCATCCTGGCGCTCCTCCGCGCGGCCGGCCGGGTCGACACCCGCGACCTCGCCGAGTCCTTCGATGTCAGCATCGAGAGCATCCGCAAGGACCTCATCCATCTGGAGCGCCACGGCCAGCTCCAGCGGGTCCACGGCGGCGCGATCCCCGCCGAATCCGCGTCCTTCGAGGCCCCCGTCCAGGAGCGCACCGGGTTCGCCCGCGAGAAGACCCGCATCGCCGAAGCTGCGCTCGGCCACCTGCCCGTCGGCGGTTCGATCCTCCTCGACGCCGGCTCGACCACCGAACGCCTCGCTGAGCTCCTCCCGCCCGGTCCCGCACTCACCGTCTTCACGAACACCCTGCCGATCGCCCTGAAACTGCTCGGTCACGCGCAACTGGACGTGTTCACGCTGGGCGGCCGCGTGCGCTCCCGCACCCTGGCCGAGGTGGATGAGTGGGCCCTGCGCTCGCTCGCGGAGCTGAACGCCGACGTCGCGTTCCTCGGCACCAACGGCCTGCACCCCGAGCGCGGCCTCACCACGCCCGACCCCGCCGAAGCGCACGTCAAGCGCGCCATGCTCGCGAGCGCGCGCCGTCGGATCCTGCTGTGCGACCACAGCAAGATCGGCTCGATCAGCACCGTGCAGCACGCCACCCTCGAGGACATCGACCTCCTCATCACCGACGACGGCGTCACCCCGGACCAGCTCGCCACGCTCCGCGCCGCGGGCCTCGAGATCCAGGTGGTCTGA